The proteins below are encoded in one region of Eulemur rufifrons isolate Redbay chromosome 2, OSU_ERuf_1, whole genome shotgun sequence:
- the RNASE1 gene encoding ribonuclease pancreatic isoform X1 encodes MLFQESEATMALEKSLVLFPLLVLALLVLGWVQPSLGKESRAMKFQRQHMDSGSSSSSNSTYCNQMMRRRNMTKGWCKPVNTFVHEPLVDVQAICFQENVTCKNGQTNCYKSNSTMHITDCRLTGSSKYPNCAYRTSQKERHIIVACEGNPYVPVHFDASVEDST; translated from the exons AT GCTTTTCCAGGAAAGTGAGGCCACCATGGCTCTGGAGAAGTCCCTGGTCCTGTTCCCACTGCTAGTTCTGGCGCTGCTGGTGCTGGGGTGGGTCCAGCCTTCCCTGGGCAAGGAATCCCGAGCCATGAAGTTCCAGCGGCAGCACAtggactcaggcagttcctccAGCAGCAACTCCACCTACTGCAACCAAATGATGAGGCGCCGGAATATGACAAAGGGATGGTGCAAGCCGGTGAACACCTTTGTGCACGAACCCCTGGTAGATGTCCAGGCCATCTGCTTCCAGGAAAATGTCACCTGCAAGAATGGGCAGACCAACTGCTATAAGAGCAACTCTACCATGCACATCACAGACTGCCGCCTGACAGGCAGCTCCAAGTACCCCAACTGTGCATACCGGACCAGCCAGAAGGAGAGACACATCATTGTGGCTTGTGAGGGGAACCCATATGTGCCAGTGCACTTCGATGCTTCTGTGGAGGACTCCACCTAA
- the RNASE1 gene encoding ribonuclease pancreatic isoform X2, with protein sequence MALEKSLVLFPLLVLALLVLGWVQPSLGKESRAMKFQRQHMDSGSSSSSNSTYCNQMMRRRNMTKGWCKPVNTFVHEPLVDVQAICFQENVTCKNGQTNCYKSNSTMHITDCRLTGSSKYPNCAYRTSQKERHIIVACEGNPYVPVHFDASVEDST encoded by the coding sequence ATGGCTCTGGAGAAGTCCCTGGTCCTGTTCCCACTGCTAGTTCTGGCGCTGCTGGTGCTGGGGTGGGTCCAGCCTTCCCTGGGCAAGGAATCCCGAGCCATGAAGTTCCAGCGGCAGCACAtggactcaggcagttcctccAGCAGCAACTCCACCTACTGCAACCAAATGATGAGGCGCCGGAATATGACAAAGGGATGGTGCAAGCCGGTGAACACCTTTGTGCACGAACCCCTGGTAGATGTCCAGGCCATCTGCTTCCAGGAAAATGTCACCTGCAAGAATGGGCAGACCAACTGCTATAAGAGCAACTCTACCATGCACATCACAGACTGCCGCCTGACAGGCAGCTCCAAGTACCCCAACTGTGCATACCGGACCAGCCAGAAGGAGAGACACATCATTGTGGCTTGTGAGGGGAACCCATATGTGCCAGTGCACTTCGATGCTTCTGTGGAGGACTCCACCTAA